From one Humulus lupulus chromosome 8, drHumLupu1.1, whole genome shotgun sequence genomic stretch:
- the LOC133795508 gene encoding glutathione S-transferase T3-like: MSSSCTASYSLKEDMHLCHVYIDICQDPIIGRNQSGNSFWARVESECYKNGKFSNQPRPRRSLQTRMTTIIGAVAKLKGCINQIQNKNPSGASQEDILNQAKMLLAQEKIYSKGFKFDHVWPILKHIQKFTSDDNINAPSRFQQDGPNFTSSKSSSHNFDSPTSTSTGMSSFDLNINNEEIITNSTERPIGVKKAKAKQLGDDQFNKLMEQSKKLIQVIEKSNTDRNERHKRKTEK, translated from the exons ATGTCTTCCAGTTGCACTGCTTCATACTCACTTAAGGAAGATATGCACTTGTGCCATGTATATATTGACATTTGTCAAGATCCAATCATAGGAAGAAACCAATCAGGTAACAGTTTttgggcaagagttgaatcagaGTGCTACAAGAATGGAAAGTTTAGTAATCAACCTCGACCAAGAAGATCTTTGCAAACTCGAATGACTACCATTATTGGTGCAGTTGCAAAATTAAAGGGATGCATCAACCAAATCCAAAATAAAAATCCAAGTGGTGCTTCACAAGAAGATATT TTAAATCAAGCGAAGATGTTATTAGCCCAAGAAAAAATATATAGCAAAGGCTTCAAATTTGATCATGTGTGGCCCATCCTCAAACACATTCAGAAATTTACAAGTGATGACAACATCAATGCACCAAGTAGATTCCAACAAGATGGTCCTAATTTTACTTCGTCCAAATCATCATCTCACAATTTTGATTCTCCGACATCAACATCCACCGGTATGAGTTCATTTGATCTTAATATAAATAATGAGGAAATCATTACTAATTCAACTGAAAGACCTATTGGTGTGAAAAAAGCAAAGGCAAAACAATTAGGTGATGATCAATTTAACAAACTAATGGAGCAAAGTAAAAAACTCATTCAAGTTATTGAAAAGAGTAACACAGATAGAAATGAACGTCATAAAAGAAAGactgaaaaataa